One Felis catus isolate Fca126 chromosome D1, F.catus_Fca126_mat1.0, whole genome shotgun sequence DNA segment encodes these proteins:
- the DGKZ gene encoding diacylglycerol kinase zeta isoform X11 translates to MGFAFRKAITKSGLQHLAPPPPAPGALCSEPERQIRSTVDWSESATYGEHIWFETNVSGDFCYVGEQYCVAKMLQKSVSRRKCAACKIVVHTPCIEQLEKINFRCKPSFRESGSRNIREPTFVRHHWVHRRRQDGKCRHCGKGFQQKFTFHSKEIVAISCSWCKQAYHSKVSCFMLQQIEEPCSLGVHAAVVIPPTWILRARRPQNTLKASKKKKRASFKRKSSKKGPEEGRWRPFIIRPTPSPLMKPLLVFVNPKSGGNQGAKIIQSFLWYLNPRQVFDLSQGGPKEALEMYRKVHNLRILACGGDGTVGWILSTLDQLRLKPPPPVAILPLGTGNDLARTLNWGGGYTDEPVSKILSHVEEGNVVQLDRWDLRAEPNPDAGPEERDEGATDRLPLDVFNNYFSLGFDAHVTLEFHESREANPEKFNSRFRNKMFYAGTAFSDFLMGSSKDLAKHIRVVCDGTDLTPKIQDLKPQCIVFLNIPRYCAGTMPWGHPGEHHDFEPQRHDDGYLEVIGFTMTSLAALQVGGHGERLTQCREVVLTTSKAIPVQVDGEPCKLAASRIRIALRNQATMVQKAKRRSAAPLHSDQQPVPEQLRIQVSRVSMHDYEALHYDKEQLKEASVPLGTVVVPGDSDLELCRAHIERLQQQEHEGAGAKSPTCQKLSPKWCFLDATTASRFYRIDRAQEHLNYVTEIAQDEIYILDPELLGASARPDLPTPTSPLPTSPCSPTLRSLPGDVAPPKGEELIEAAKRNNFCKLQELHRAGGDLMHRDEQSRTLLHHAVSTGSKEVVRYLLDHAPPEILDAVEENGETCLHQAAALGQRTICHYIVEAGASLMKTDQQGDTPRQRAEKAQDTELAAYLENRQHYQMIQREDQETAV, encoded by the exons ATGGGCTTTGCCTTCAG GAAAGCCATCACCAAGTCGGGCCTCCAGCACCTGGCACCCCCTCCTCCCGCTCCCGGGGCCCTGTGCAGCGAGCCAGAGCGGCAGATCCGGAGCACTGTGGACTGGAGC GAGTCCGCGACCTATGGGGAGCACATCTGGTTCGAGACCAACGTGTCAGGGGACTTCTGCTATGTTGGGGAGCAGTACTGTGTAGCGAAGATGCTG CAGAAATCAGTGTCCCGGAGAAAGTGTGCAGCCTGCAAGATCGTGGTGCACACCCCCTGCATTGAGCAACTGGAGAAG ATAAATTTCCGCTGTAAGCCGTCCTTCCGTGAATCAGGCTCCAGGAACATCCGTGAG CCAACATTTGTGCGCCACCACTGGGTACACAGGCGACGCCAGGATGGCAAGTGTCGGCACTGTGGGAAG GGCTTCCAGCAGAAGTTCACCTTCCACAGCAAGGAGATCGTGGCCATCAGTTGCTCCTGGTGCAAGCAAGCA TACCACAGCAAGGTGTCCTGCTTCATGCTGCAGCAGATCGAGGAGCCGTGCTCCCTGGGGGTCCACGCTGCCGTGGTCATCCCACCCACCTGGATCCTTCGTGCTCGAAGGCCCCAG AATACCCTCAAGgcaagcaagaagaaaaagagagcatcCTTTAAGAGGAAATCTAGCAAGAAAGGGCCAGAG gAGGGCCGCTGGAGACCCTTCATCATCAGGCCCACCCCGTCCCCCCTCATGAAGCCCCTGCTGGTGTTTGTGAACCCCAAGAGTGGGGGCAACCAG GGCGCTAAGATCATCCAGTCCTTCCTGTGGTATCTCAATCCCCGACAAGTCTTTGACCTGAGCCAGGGAGGGCCCAAGGAGGC GCTGGAGATGTACCGCAAAGTGCACAACCTGCGGATCCTGGCGTGCGGAGGCGACGGCACG GTCGGCTGGATCCTCTCCACCCTGGACCAGCTGCGCTTAAAACCACCGCCGCCCGTTGCCATTCTGCCCCTGGGCACTGGCAACGACTTGGCCCGTACCCTCAACTGGGGAGGG GGCTACACGGATGAGCCCGTGTCCAAGATCCTCTCCCACGTGGAGGAGGGGAATGTAGTGCAGCTAGACCGCTGGGACCTCCGTGCTGAGCCCaaccccgacgcggggcccgaggAGCGTGACGAGGGCGCCACTGACCGG CTGCCCCTGGATGTCTTCAACAACTACTTCAGCCTGGGCTTCGATGCCCACGTCACCCTGGAGTTTCACGAGTCTCGAG AGGCCAACCCAGAGAAATTCAACAGCCGCTTTCGAAATAAGATGTTCTACGCCGGG ACAGCCTTCTCCGACTTCCTGATGGGCAGCTCTAAGGACTTGGCCAAGCACATCCGAGTGGTG TGTGATGGAACCGACCTGACCCCCAAGATCCAGGACCTGAAGCCCCAGTGCATTGTTTTCCTGAATATTCccag GTACTGCGCAGGCACCATGCCCTGGGGCCACCCTGGGGAGCACCACGACTTTGAGCCCCAGCGGCATGATGATGGCTACCTCGAAGTCATTGGCTTTACCATGACGTCTCTG GCAGCGCTGCAGGTGGGCGGGCATGGTGAGCGGCTGACACAGTGCCGCGAGGTGGTGCTCACCACGTCTAAGGCCATCCCGGTGCAGGTGGATGGCGAGCCCTGCAAACTCGCGGCCTCTCGTATTCGCATCGCCCTGCGCAACCAGGCCACCATGGTGCAGAAGGCCAAGCGGCGGAGTGCCGCCCCCCTGCATAGCGA CCAGCAGCCCGTGCCTGAGCAGCTGCGGATCCAGGTGAGCAGAGTCAGCATGCATGACTACGAGGCCCTGCATTACGATAAGGAGCAGCTCAAGGAGGCCT CCGTGCCACTGGGCACCGTGGTGGTCCCAGGAGACAGCGACCTAGAGCTCTGCCGGGCGCACATTGAGAGGCTccagcag CAGGAGCACGAAGGTGCTGGAGCCAAGTCCCCCACCTGCCAGAAACTGTCCCCCAAGTGGTGCTTCCTGGACG CCACCACTGCCAGCCGCTTCTACAGGATCGACCGGGCCCAG GAACACCTCAACTATGTGACTGAGATCGCACAGGATGAGATTTATATTCTGGACCCTGAGCTGCTGGGGGCATCGGCCCGGCCTGacctcccaacccccacttcccctcttcccacctccccctgctcacCCACACTCCG GTCACTGCCAGGGGATGTGGCACCCCCCAAAG GTGAAGAGCTGATTGAGGCCGCCAAGAGGAACAACTTCTGTAAG CTCCAGGAGCTGCACCGAGCTGGGGGCGACCTCATGCACCGGGACGAGCAGAGCCGCACGCTCCTGCACCATGCGGTCAGCACGGGCAGCAAGGAAGTGGTCCGCTACCTGCTGGACCACG cGCCCCCAGAGATCCTTGATGCTGTGGAGGAGAA TGGGGAGACCTGTCTGCACCAGGCAGCGGCCTTGGGCCAGCGTACCATCTGCCACTACATCGTGGAGGCTGGGGCCTCTCTCATGAAGACAGACCAGCAG GGCGACACCCCCCGGCAGCGGGCCGAGAAGGCTCAGGACACCGAGCTCGCCGCCTACCTAGAGAACCGGCAGCACTACCAGATGATCCAGCGGGAGGACCAAGAGACGGCTGTGTAG
- the DGKZ gene encoding diacylglycerol kinase zeta isoform X2, with protein METFFRRHFQRKAPGPGEGQRRPSGVGLPTGKVRRRSPAGQASSSLLQRRRSSAQLRGCLLGCGVGTRGTSRRRSSTVPPACNPRFLVDEVPTPQPAAVGAQLLGTPLLLAGLMGTNEEEEAAREEDVTAAPLSATQPGTRRPGPSSHRGTLLPVPRYLRRRRASSHLLPADAVYDRALWGLHGYYRRLSQQWPPGQHPGSGGRRASGTTAGPVMPARVRPLSRRRQVALRRKSAGPQTWSALLAKAITKSGLQHLAPPPPAPGALCSEPERQIRSTVDWSESATYGEHIWFETNVSGDFCYVGEQYCVAKMLKSVSRRKCAACKIVVHTPCIEQLEKINFRCKPSFRESGSRNIREPTFVRHHWVHRRRQDGKCRHCGKGFQQKFTFHSKEIVAISCSWCKQAYHSKVSCFMLQQIEEPCSLGVHAAVVIPPTWILRARRPQNTLKASKKKKRASFKRKSSKKGPEEGRWRPFIIRPTPSPLMKPLLVFVNPKSGGNQGAKIIQSFLWYLNPRQVFDLSQGGPKEALEMYRKVHNLRILACGGDGTVGWILSTLDQLRLKPPPPVAILPLGTGNDLARTLNWGGGYTDEPVSKILSHVEEGNVVQLDRWDLRAEPNPDAGPEERDEGATDRLPLDVFNNYFSLGFDAHVTLEFHESREANPEKFNSRFRNKMFYAGTAFSDFLMGSSKDLAKHIRVVCDGTDLTPKIQDLKPQCIVFLNIPRYCAGTMPWGHPGEHHDFEPQRHDDGYLEVIGFTMTSLAALQVGGHGERLTQCREVVLTTSKAIPVQVDGEPCKLAASRIRIALRNQATMVQKAKRRSAAPLHSDQQPVPEQLRIQVSRVSMHDYEALHYDKEQLKEASVPLGTVVVPGDSDLELCRAHIERLQQEHEGAGAKSPTCQKLSPKWCFLDATTASRFYRIDRAQEHLNYVTEIAQDEIYILDPELLGASARPDLPTPTSPLPTSPCSPTLRSLPGDVAPPKGEELIEAAKRNNFCKLQELHRAGGDLMHRDEQSRTLLHHAVSTGSKEVVRYLLDHAPPEILDAVEENGETCLHQAAALGQRTICHYIVEAGASLMKTDQQGDTPRQRAEKAQDTELAAYLENRQHYQMIQREDQETAV; from the exons ATGGAGACCTTCTTTAGGAGACACTTCCAGAGGAAGGcgccaggccctggggaggggcagcggcGGCCCAGCGGCGTGGGGCTGCCCACAGGCAAGGTCCGACGCCGCTCCCCTGCCGGGCAGGCCTCCTCCTCGCTGCTCCAGCGGCGCCGCTCCAGCGCGCAGCTCCGCGGCTGCCTCctgggctgtggggtggggaccCGGGGCACCAGCCGCCGGCGCTCCAGCACCGTGCCCCCTGCCTGCAACCCCCGCTTCCTCGTGGATGAGGTGCCCACCCCACAGCCTGCTGCTGTTGGGGCGCAGCTTCTGGGCACGCCCCTGCTGTTGGCTGGGCTTATGGGCacgaatgaggaggaggaggcagctcGGGAGGAAGACGTGACAGCTGCACCGTTGAGTGCCACCCAGCCAGGCACCAGGAGACCAGGCCCATCCTCACACCGGGGCACCCTGCTGCCTGTGCCTCGCTACCTGCGCCGTCGCCGTGCCTCCTCCCACCTGCTCCCCGCCGACGCGGTGTACGACCGTGCCCTCTGGGGCCTGCACGGTTACTACCGGCGCCTCAGCCAGCAGTGGCCCCCAGGCCAACACCCTGGCTCTGGGGGTCGAAGAGCCTCAGGCACCACAGCTGGCCCTGTGATGCCTGCTCGTGTGCGCCCGCTGTCCCGCAGGCGTCAGGTAGCCCTACGGCGCAAGTCAGCGGGACCCCAGACCTGGAGTGCCCTGCTTGC GAAAGCCATCACCAAGTCGGGCCTCCAGCACCTGGCACCCCCTCCTCCCGCTCCCGGGGCCCTGTGCAGCGAGCCAGAGCGGCAGATCCGGAGCACTGTGGACTGGAGC GAGTCCGCGACCTATGGGGAGCACATCTGGTTCGAGACCAACGTGTCAGGGGACTTCTGCTATGTTGGGGAGCAGTACTGTGTAGCGAAGATGCTG AAATCAGTGTCCCGGAGAAAGTGTGCAGCCTGCAAGATCGTGGTGCACACCCCCTGCATTGAGCAACTGGAGAAG ATAAATTTCCGCTGTAAGCCGTCCTTCCGTGAATCAGGCTCCAGGAACATCCGTGAG CCAACATTTGTGCGCCACCACTGGGTACACAGGCGACGCCAGGATGGCAAGTGTCGGCACTGTGGGAAG GGCTTCCAGCAGAAGTTCACCTTCCACAGCAAGGAGATCGTGGCCATCAGTTGCTCCTGGTGCAAGCAAGCA TACCACAGCAAGGTGTCCTGCTTCATGCTGCAGCAGATCGAGGAGCCGTGCTCCCTGGGGGTCCACGCTGCCGTGGTCATCCCACCCACCTGGATCCTTCGTGCTCGAAGGCCCCAG AATACCCTCAAGgcaagcaagaagaaaaagagagcatcCTTTAAGAGGAAATCTAGCAAGAAAGGGCCAGAG gAGGGCCGCTGGAGACCCTTCATCATCAGGCCCACCCCGTCCCCCCTCATGAAGCCCCTGCTGGTGTTTGTGAACCCCAAGAGTGGGGGCAACCAG GGCGCTAAGATCATCCAGTCCTTCCTGTGGTATCTCAATCCCCGACAAGTCTTTGACCTGAGCCAGGGAGGGCCCAAGGAGGC GCTGGAGATGTACCGCAAAGTGCACAACCTGCGGATCCTGGCGTGCGGAGGCGACGGCACG GTCGGCTGGATCCTCTCCACCCTGGACCAGCTGCGCTTAAAACCACCGCCGCCCGTTGCCATTCTGCCCCTGGGCACTGGCAACGACTTGGCCCGTACCCTCAACTGGGGAGGG GGCTACACGGATGAGCCCGTGTCCAAGATCCTCTCCCACGTGGAGGAGGGGAATGTAGTGCAGCTAGACCGCTGGGACCTCCGTGCTGAGCCCaaccccgacgcggggcccgaggAGCGTGACGAGGGCGCCACTGACCGG CTGCCCCTGGATGTCTTCAACAACTACTTCAGCCTGGGCTTCGATGCCCACGTCACCCTGGAGTTTCACGAGTCTCGAG AGGCCAACCCAGAGAAATTCAACAGCCGCTTTCGAAATAAGATGTTCTACGCCGGG ACAGCCTTCTCCGACTTCCTGATGGGCAGCTCTAAGGACTTGGCCAAGCACATCCGAGTGGTG TGTGATGGAACCGACCTGACCCCCAAGATCCAGGACCTGAAGCCCCAGTGCATTGTTTTCCTGAATATTCccag GTACTGCGCAGGCACCATGCCCTGGGGCCACCCTGGGGAGCACCACGACTTTGAGCCCCAGCGGCATGATGATGGCTACCTCGAAGTCATTGGCTTTACCATGACGTCTCTG GCAGCGCTGCAGGTGGGCGGGCATGGTGAGCGGCTGACACAGTGCCGCGAGGTGGTGCTCACCACGTCTAAGGCCATCCCGGTGCAGGTGGATGGCGAGCCCTGCAAACTCGCGGCCTCTCGTATTCGCATCGCCCTGCGCAACCAGGCCACCATGGTGCAGAAGGCCAAGCGGCGGAGTGCCGCCCCCCTGCATAGCGA CCAGCAGCCCGTGCCTGAGCAGCTGCGGATCCAGGTGAGCAGAGTCAGCATGCATGACTACGAGGCCCTGCATTACGATAAGGAGCAGCTCAAGGAGGCCT CCGTGCCACTGGGCACCGTGGTGGTCCCAGGAGACAGCGACCTAGAGCTCTGCCGGGCGCACATTGAGAGGCTccagcag GAGCACGAAGGTGCTGGAGCCAAGTCCCCCACCTGCCAGAAACTGTCCCCCAAGTGGTGCTTCCTGGACG CCACCACTGCCAGCCGCTTCTACAGGATCGACCGGGCCCAG GAACACCTCAACTATGTGACTGAGATCGCACAGGATGAGATTTATATTCTGGACCCTGAGCTGCTGGGGGCATCGGCCCGGCCTGacctcccaacccccacttcccctcttcccacctccccctgctcacCCACACTCCG GTCACTGCCAGGGGATGTGGCACCCCCCAAAG GTGAAGAGCTGATTGAGGCCGCCAAGAGGAACAACTTCTGTAAG CTCCAGGAGCTGCACCGAGCTGGGGGCGACCTCATGCACCGGGACGAGCAGAGCCGCACGCTCCTGCACCATGCGGTCAGCACGGGCAGCAAGGAAGTGGTCCGCTACCTGCTGGACCACG cGCCCCCAGAGATCCTTGATGCTGTGGAGGAGAA TGGGGAGACCTGTCTGCACCAGGCAGCGGCCTTGGGCCAGCGTACCATCTGCCACTACATCGTGGAGGCTGGGGCCTCTCTCATGAAGACAGACCAGCAG GGCGACACCCCCCGGCAGCGGGCCGAGAAGGCTCAGGACACCGAGCTCGCCGCCTACCTAGAGAACCGGCAGCACTACCAGATGATCCAGCGGGAGGACCAAGAGACGGCTGTGTAG
- the DGKZ gene encoding diacylglycerol kinase zeta isoform X1, producing the protein METFFRRHFQRKAPGPGEGQRRPSGVGLPTGKVRRRSPAGQASSSLLQRRRSSAQLRGCLLGCGVGTRGTSRRRSSTVPPACNPRFLVDEVPTPQPAAVGAQLLGTPLLLAGLMGTNEEEEAAREEDVTAAPLSATQPGTRRPGPSSHRGTLLPVPRYLRRRRASSHLLPADAVYDRALWGLHGYYRRLSQQWPPGQHPGSGGRRASGTTAGPVMPARVRPLSRRRQVALRRKSAGPQTWSALLAKAITKSGLQHLAPPPPAPGALCSEPERQIRSTVDWSESATYGEHIWFETNVSGDFCYVGEQYCVAKMLQKSVSRRKCAACKIVVHTPCIEQLEKINFRCKPSFRESGSRNIREPTFVRHHWVHRRRQDGKCRHCGKGFQQKFTFHSKEIVAISCSWCKQAYHSKVSCFMLQQIEEPCSLGVHAAVVIPPTWILRARRPQNTLKASKKKKRASFKRKSSKKGPEEGRWRPFIIRPTPSPLMKPLLVFVNPKSGGNQGAKIIQSFLWYLNPRQVFDLSQGGPKEALEMYRKVHNLRILACGGDGTVGWILSTLDQLRLKPPPPVAILPLGTGNDLARTLNWGGGYTDEPVSKILSHVEEGNVVQLDRWDLRAEPNPDAGPEERDEGATDRLPLDVFNNYFSLGFDAHVTLEFHESREANPEKFNSRFRNKMFYAGTAFSDFLMGSSKDLAKHIRVVCDGTDLTPKIQDLKPQCIVFLNIPRYCAGTMPWGHPGEHHDFEPQRHDDGYLEVIGFTMTSLAALQVGGHGERLTQCREVVLTTSKAIPVQVDGEPCKLAASRIRIALRNQATMVQKAKRRSAAPLHSDQQPVPEQLRIQVSRVSMHDYEALHYDKEQLKEASVPLGTVVVPGDSDLELCRAHIERLQQEHEGAGAKSPTCQKLSPKWCFLDATTASRFYRIDRAQEHLNYVTEIAQDEIYILDPELLGASARPDLPTPTSPLPTSPCSPTLRSLPGDVAPPKGEELIEAAKRNNFCKLQELHRAGGDLMHRDEQSRTLLHHAVSTGSKEVVRYLLDHAPPEILDAVEENGETCLHQAAALGQRTICHYIVEAGASLMKTDQQGDTPRQRAEKAQDTELAAYLENRQHYQMIQREDQETAV; encoded by the exons ATGGAGACCTTCTTTAGGAGACACTTCCAGAGGAAGGcgccaggccctggggaggggcagcggcGGCCCAGCGGCGTGGGGCTGCCCACAGGCAAGGTCCGACGCCGCTCCCCTGCCGGGCAGGCCTCCTCCTCGCTGCTCCAGCGGCGCCGCTCCAGCGCGCAGCTCCGCGGCTGCCTCctgggctgtggggtggggaccCGGGGCACCAGCCGCCGGCGCTCCAGCACCGTGCCCCCTGCCTGCAACCCCCGCTTCCTCGTGGATGAGGTGCCCACCCCACAGCCTGCTGCTGTTGGGGCGCAGCTTCTGGGCACGCCCCTGCTGTTGGCTGGGCTTATGGGCacgaatgaggaggaggaggcagctcGGGAGGAAGACGTGACAGCTGCACCGTTGAGTGCCACCCAGCCAGGCACCAGGAGACCAGGCCCATCCTCACACCGGGGCACCCTGCTGCCTGTGCCTCGCTACCTGCGCCGTCGCCGTGCCTCCTCCCACCTGCTCCCCGCCGACGCGGTGTACGACCGTGCCCTCTGGGGCCTGCACGGTTACTACCGGCGCCTCAGCCAGCAGTGGCCCCCAGGCCAACACCCTGGCTCTGGGGGTCGAAGAGCCTCAGGCACCACAGCTGGCCCTGTGATGCCTGCTCGTGTGCGCCCGCTGTCCCGCAGGCGTCAGGTAGCCCTACGGCGCAAGTCAGCGGGACCCCAGACCTGGAGTGCCCTGCTTGC GAAAGCCATCACCAAGTCGGGCCTCCAGCACCTGGCACCCCCTCCTCCCGCTCCCGGGGCCCTGTGCAGCGAGCCAGAGCGGCAGATCCGGAGCACTGTGGACTGGAGC GAGTCCGCGACCTATGGGGAGCACATCTGGTTCGAGACCAACGTGTCAGGGGACTTCTGCTATGTTGGGGAGCAGTACTGTGTAGCGAAGATGCTG CAGAAATCAGTGTCCCGGAGAAAGTGTGCAGCCTGCAAGATCGTGGTGCACACCCCCTGCATTGAGCAACTGGAGAAG ATAAATTTCCGCTGTAAGCCGTCCTTCCGTGAATCAGGCTCCAGGAACATCCGTGAG CCAACATTTGTGCGCCACCACTGGGTACACAGGCGACGCCAGGATGGCAAGTGTCGGCACTGTGGGAAG GGCTTCCAGCAGAAGTTCACCTTCCACAGCAAGGAGATCGTGGCCATCAGTTGCTCCTGGTGCAAGCAAGCA TACCACAGCAAGGTGTCCTGCTTCATGCTGCAGCAGATCGAGGAGCCGTGCTCCCTGGGGGTCCACGCTGCCGTGGTCATCCCACCCACCTGGATCCTTCGTGCTCGAAGGCCCCAG AATACCCTCAAGgcaagcaagaagaaaaagagagcatcCTTTAAGAGGAAATCTAGCAAGAAAGGGCCAGAG gAGGGCCGCTGGAGACCCTTCATCATCAGGCCCACCCCGTCCCCCCTCATGAAGCCCCTGCTGGTGTTTGTGAACCCCAAGAGTGGGGGCAACCAG GGCGCTAAGATCATCCAGTCCTTCCTGTGGTATCTCAATCCCCGACAAGTCTTTGACCTGAGCCAGGGAGGGCCCAAGGAGGC GCTGGAGATGTACCGCAAAGTGCACAACCTGCGGATCCTGGCGTGCGGAGGCGACGGCACG GTCGGCTGGATCCTCTCCACCCTGGACCAGCTGCGCTTAAAACCACCGCCGCCCGTTGCCATTCTGCCCCTGGGCACTGGCAACGACTTGGCCCGTACCCTCAACTGGGGAGGG GGCTACACGGATGAGCCCGTGTCCAAGATCCTCTCCCACGTGGAGGAGGGGAATGTAGTGCAGCTAGACCGCTGGGACCTCCGTGCTGAGCCCaaccccgacgcggggcccgaggAGCGTGACGAGGGCGCCACTGACCGG CTGCCCCTGGATGTCTTCAACAACTACTTCAGCCTGGGCTTCGATGCCCACGTCACCCTGGAGTTTCACGAGTCTCGAG AGGCCAACCCAGAGAAATTCAACAGCCGCTTTCGAAATAAGATGTTCTACGCCGGG ACAGCCTTCTCCGACTTCCTGATGGGCAGCTCTAAGGACTTGGCCAAGCACATCCGAGTGGTG TGTGATGGAACCGACCTGACCCCCAAGATCCAGGACCTGAAGCCCCAGTGCATTGTTTTCCTGAATATTCccag GTACTGCGCAGGCACCATGCCCTGGGGCCACCCTGGGGAGCACCACGACTTTGAGCCCCAGCGGCATGATGATGGCTACCTCGAAGTCATTGGCTTTACCATGACGTCTCTG GCAGCGCTGCAGGTGGGCGGGCATGGTGAGCGGCTGACACAGTGCCGCGAGGTGGTGCTCACCACGTCTAAGGCCATCCCGGTGCAGGTGGATGGCGAGCCCTGCAAACTCGCGGCCTCTCGTATTCGCATCGCCCTGCGCAACCAGGCCACCATGGTGCAGAAGGCCAAGCGGCGGAGTGCCGCCCCCCTGCATAGCGA CCAGCAGCCCGTGCCTGAGCAGCTGCGGATCCAGGTGAGCAGAGTCAGCATGCATGACTACGAGGCCCTGCATTACGATAAGGAGCAGCTCAAGGAGGCCT CCGTGCCACTGGGCACCGTGGTGGTCCCAGGAGACAGCGACCTAGAGCTCTGCCGGGCGCACATTGAGAGGCTccagcag GAGCACGAAGGTGCTGGAGCCAAGTCCCCCACCTGCCAGAAACTGTCCCCCAAGTGGTGCTTCCTGGACG CCACCACTGCCAGCCGCTTCTACAGGATCGACCGGGCCCAG GAACACCTCAACTATGTGACTGAGATCGCACAGGATGAGATTTATATTCTGGACCCTGAGCTGCTGGGGGCATCGGCCCGGCCTGacctcccaacccccacttcccctcttcccacctccccctgctcacCCACACTCCG GTCACTGCCAGGGGATGTGGCACCCCCCAAAG GTGAAGAGCTGATTGAGGCCGCCAAGAGGAACAACTTCTGTAAG CTCCAGGAGCTGCACCGAGCTGGGGGCGACCTCATGCACCGGGACGAGCAGAGCCGCACGCTCCTGCACCATGCGGTCAGCACGGGCAGCAAGGAAGTGGTCCGCTACCTGCTGGACCACG cGCCCCCAGAGATCCTTGATGCTGTGGAGGAGAA TGGGGAGACCTGTCTGCACCAGGCAGCGGCCTTGGGCCAGCGTACCATCTGCCACTACATCGTGGAGGCTGGGGCCTCTCTCATGAAGACAGACCAGCAG GGCGACACCCCCCGGCAGCGGGCCGAGAAGGCTCAGGACACCGAGCTCGCCGCCTACCTAGAGAACCGGCAGCACTACCAGATGATCCAGCGGGAGGACCAAGAGACGGCTGTGTAG